One region of Rana temporaria chromosome 11, aRanTem1.1, whole genome shotgun sequence genomic DNA includes:
- the PRDX5 gene encoding peroxiredoxin-5, mitochondrial, with product MAFRLPVSFLLLSPLRIAARSGVWSRAMSIKVGDPIPDAQVFDGGPGNKISVKDVFGSEKGILFGVPGAFTPGCTKTHLPGYVSQAEDLKSRGVKVIACISVNDAFVMSEWGKANGADQKIRMLADPTGNFVKAAGLGLDKPELLDLFGTQRCKRFSLIVEGGKVKAINVEEDGTGLTCSLAANLLSQL from the exons ATGGCTTTTAGGTTACCCGTATCTTTCCTCCTCCTGTCACCACTTCGTATAGCTGCGAGGAGCGGAGTCTGGAGCAGAGCCATGTCTATCAAG GTAGGGGATCCAATTCCTGATGCACAAGTATTCGATGGCGGCCCAGGAAACAAGATCAGTGTGAAGGATGTGTTTGGCTCTGAGAAGGGGATTCTGTTTGGTGTCCCAGGAGCTTTCACCCCGGGATGTACCAAG acacattTGCCTGGATACGTGAGTCAAGCTGAGGACCTGAAATCCCGTGGAGTGAAAGTTATTGCTTGTATCTCTGTCAATGATGCCTTTGTTATGAGCGAGTGGGGGAAAGCTAATGGTGCGGATCAAAAG ATTCGGATGTTGGCTGATCCCACTGGGAACTTCGTCAAG GCTGCTGGATTAGGTTTGGACAAACCAGAGCTGCTCGATCTCTTTGGGACCCAAAGGTGCAAGAG gtttTCTCTGATAGTTGAAGGTGGAAAGGTGAAAGCCATTAATGTGGAGGAAGATGGGACCGGTCTGACCTGCAGTCTGGCTGCAAACCTATTATCTCAACTCTAA